In the Candidatus Bathyarchaeia archaeon genome, GGTAGTTTTCAACCCAGCAGGAGAGAAACCGGCGGATTCAATGATGCGCTCGATTTCGGCGCGGGTTCCCGAGGTTTCCTCACGGTTGATGTAGGGATAACGCAGAAGTTCTGCAAGTTTGACTGATTCACGTTTAGAAAGCTCATGCCCACAAGGAACGATAAGCACGAGTTCTTCTTGACCGATTTCGATGGCTTCAAATTTCTCGGTGTATCCCCGTATGCTACCCGTCGCAGCAAAGTCCACATCGTTTGCCTGCAGACTCAAAAGGCTGGAAACGCTGTCTTCGGTTTTTATTTTGAATTTTACGTCAGGATTCCTTTTTTGGAACTCAGCAATTAAGCTCGGAAGCAGATGCTCTTCTGGGATGGTGCTGGCGGCAATTTTCAGAACCCCTGAAAGTTTATGCTTGGTTGAAGAGATTGAGGCTTTGGCGGCGTCTAAGTCTTGGAAGATTTTTTGGGCGGTTTCTTTTAGGATGAGTCCTGCTTCGGTGACTTCGACGCCTTTTACGGTGCGTTTGAGCAGTTGAGCATCAAAGTATTCTTCCAAGGCGGCGATATGGTTGCTGACTGTTCCTTGACTGGTTCGGAGTTCTTTGGCGGCAATTGAAAAGCTGCCAATTCGAGCTACTGCAAGGAAAGTTTTCAAATAATCCAATCGCATCGTTCTGGCTTCCAACTCAATGTAAGTTACTTATTTTTTGGGTAACCGCTTATATATTGTTCTCTTCTGATAACGATTTCGTATTCTGAGTTTTCCCAAGGTTGATTCTTGAACGAATTGGCTGTATTTATTGTTTCATTTGGTCAAGTGTCACGCGCAACACATATCTATCAGAAATTTTAATACGCAAAATCAATATTCCAAAAGGGGATGTAGGAAATCCAAAAAAACATACGCATAACGATAGTAATCGCTGGGTTAATCACCGGCGCTTTAGCAGCCATAACTCAAGTTTCTTTCAACGTCCTACCACCATACGCATACGGCATATGCGTTGCATGCCACGCCAGAGACTTAATCAACTGGCTCGTCAACCAGGCCACCGGCTGGAGCCTATCAGTTGCCCCTGTATCCGTTGTGGCACCCGTGTTAACTGTTGTGGGACTAGTTGTGGGTGCATACGTAGCATCAGCGCGTAACCACGAGTTTAAACTCAAAACCACCAAACACCCCCTCACCTCCTTCATCTACGGCTTTCTCGTGATGGTGTTCGCCCTAATTCTGGGTGCTTGCCCACTCCGAACCATCCTGCGCATCGCCTACGGTGACATAATCGCGGTGATTGGTTTTGCGGCCATAGCCCTTGGAGTGTTCATAGGCGCCGAACTCATCAAATGGAGCGCCCAACGGGGACTAAACAGCAAAGGAGGCATCTAAATGGGGCAAACTGAAATTCTGTTAGCAACTTTAGTGGCAGGATTAATCGTGGGTTACGTTGCTCAACGAGCACGCATGTGCTTTGTCGGAGGAATCCGCGACTACATACTCGTAAAAGACACACACCTACTCAAAGCTCCACTTGCCTTCCTAGTCGGAGCCGTAGTCATCTTTGGAGTTGCCTCCCTGTTCTCCAGCGCCCCCCTCTGGCCCTGGGCAGTAAACAAAGCTTTGCTTCCAATTCCCGGCGCACCCCTCTCAAGCGCAGCCACCACACCCCTGTGGGTAAACGTGTTCCTTGCAGTTCTCGGCGGCGCAGGATTAGGATTGTTTTCGGTTTTGGCTGGAGGCTGCCCGCTTAGGCAACATGTGATGGCTTCAGAAGGGGACAAAAGCTCAATGTCGTATTTGGCGGGTTTCTACGTGGGCGCCGTCGTGTTCACCGCGGTAATCTTGCCAATAATAATTGACGTGTTATAGGAGGTAGAGAAATGAAAAAAGAAACTTTAGACCTAAAAGGCAAAACCTGTCCGTACCCTGTGCTGTTGACCAAAGAGAAACTTAAGAAACTCGCATCCGGAGACATCCTAGAAGTAACCGTGGACTATCAGCCCGCCAGAGAAAACGTGGAACGCGTTGCCAAAGCTGAAGGCAGCAAAATCGTGGAAGTCAGAGACGAAAAAACGCAGTTCACCATCGTCATTGAAAAGAAGTAACCACGCCTGGGAGCGAATAGGTTGAATAGAGACAAAAGGGAACGCGCAATTCTGTTGCTTAGAGATGTCCGCGAAAGCATAAAAGCTGAGCGGATACTCAAAGCAAAAAACTACGACGTAAAAGTAGTGGCGCCCCCAGTCGAAGTGAGAATCGGATGCGACTTAGCCATCGAAATCAACCTGGTGGACAGCTTTGGGATTGAAAACCTGCTAAAAGATAACCACATCAACCCAATCAAAGTGGTTCCGTTAAGCAACTTGGAGCTTAGGCCACTGGAAATCATCAAAGAAGTCGACCTTGATGACTACTTGATGGTGAAAGCGGGTCACATGAAGTTGACCTTCGAGAAGCAAAACGGCAAAATCGTAAACGTTTCAGGAGGCGGATGCCCCGACATCCCCTTTCTGGCGTTAAGCATGGTCGGTAAAACCTTGGAGGAAACACAGCGACCTGACGAGTTGGGCTATACTCTTTGCGCGTTTATGCTGGAGAAAGCCTACGAAAGAGCACTACAAACCTACAGGAAGACCCAACCATGTTAGTCATTGTTGGCACCGTACCCCTCAAAGACATGCCCCTGACCACGGACTTCTGCAAGTTTGACCACGAAAAACTCACCGTTGACGATGTTGATTTGCCGCTTATCAACGGAACAAGCGCCTTGGTGGCAACTGCAGCCCAAACCTGCAGCGCCCTCAAAATCGAAAAGCCCTACGCCGTGTTGGCAGGCGACATAGGCACAGGGGAAGGAAGCAAGCTAATTTACAGGCACCTACGAGACACACGTATTCCCGCTGCAGAAAAAACCGTCATAGCAATGCACTACATCAAACCCAACGTGCTGTACGCCAAAGACGCCATCAAAACACTCCGCAGACGCCCCAACACCACGCTGATTGCCGACGCAGGCTCCCTGTACGTCGCCAAAGCTGCTGGACTTGCCAAAGACTTTGACCTTTTCACGCCTGACCCTGGCGAAATGGCTTTTCTGGCTGACCCTGAAGCCATGCACCCCGCATACGTGCGCAGCTTCATTTTTGATGCCATAAATGATGTTCCCGCCTTGATTGCACAGGCGTACAAATACGGCAACGCTGCCAAAGCCTTGTTGGTGAAGGGCGTAACGGACTACATTGTTGACGACGGCAAAATCGTGGGTGAAGTGTCGCAACCAAGCATCCCCGCGTTGGAGGCAGTCGGCGGAACAGGCGACACCCTCGTGGGCATTGCATCGGCTTTGATTGCGGCGGGCTACGGCGTAACGGACGCTGCAGTCTTGGCTGCGAAGGCAAACAGGCTCATGGGCGCGTTGGCGAAGCCTAATCCCGCCACGAAGGTGTGGGAGATGATTCGGTTCATCCCTGAAGCGCTGGAATCAGCTAGGAAAACGCAGACAGGCAGATAGGTCAGGTCTGCGAAGTCTCATCTTTTTTGTTTGATGACTGTTTTGTTTGTAAGTGAGTTTGGATAAAATTTATATCAGGAGCGCTAATAGTCTCTATCAGATACCTTAAAGAGGCTATGTTATGGTTTCGTTCACAGTGTTGATTAATGAAGCACCTATTGCTAAAGAACGCGCCTTCACTGCCCTCAGGTATGCAACCACCTGCGCACTTGAAGGACACGAAGTGAAAGTTTTCTTGATGGAAAACGGCGTGTACGTCGCAAAGAAAGGTCAAAACCCCTCCTCCGACGCACCCAACCTTATGGTTTACCTTGAAGAACTCCTAAAAAGCAATGTAGAAGTCAAAGCCTGTGTGGTCTGCTGCCAAGCTCGAGGATTAACCGAAAACGACCTAATTCCAGGCGTCAAAATCGCATCCATGCATGAACTCGTCGAATGGACCGCAACAACCGACAAAACCATAGTGTTCTAGTGATTGATTTGGAAAACGAGAAACTAGACGTGAAGGGCAAAGTTTGCCCCATGCCCATCCTTTTAATCAAGCGCAAACTGGAAACGGTGCAGACGGGACAAATTCTGGAAGTCAACGGCGATTGTGGTCCAGCGTTTGATAACGTGCAGCGGTGGGCAAAAAACGCGGGACACGAGATTGTTGAAGCCACCAAAAACGGCGTTGAGTTCAACATTAAGATAAAAAAGCAGTAAACGGCACCTCACCTTTTGCTTATTTGGGTGGTTTAGGCTGGTTTTGTGGGTCTGAATCACTCAACATTTTATTTGCTTTTTTAATGTATTTTATCAAAAATTTTAATAGCAACCTTCACGGTCAACAAACCAATAGGCAGTGTTAGTATGGCACAAAAATACGTTGATTTATGGACAAGCCTAGGAATTGACCTAGAAAAACACAACCAGCTTCTAACAGTTTTACCCCAAATCTACACCGACCTGGTTTTATCCCAGAAAAACAGACCCCAAAAAATGGATTACTTTGACTTTGTCATCTCCGAAATCCATGGGCTCCGAGTAGATGAACTGGATAAACTCCGCAAAGAAGGCAACAAAATCATCGGCGCCTTCTGCCTCTACGCGCCTGAAGAGCTTGCATACGCAGCAAACGCCACCATGGTCGGCTTATGCGGAGGCGCAGACTTCTCCATCCCCGACGCTGAAGCAACCCTGCCCCGAAACATGTGCCCCCTCATCAAATCATTCTACGGCTTCAAAGTGGGCTTAACTTGCCCCTACTTCCAATGCTGCGACATGCTAGTCGGCGAAACCACCTGCGACGGCAAAAAGAAAGTCTACGAACTCCTCAACGAGCACACCCCAACCTACGTCATTGAAGTCCCCCACAAACCCGACACCCCCCAAGGCAGAAGCCTCTGGCTTAAAGAGCTGGAAGAATTCAAAACCCAACTTGAAAAACTAACAGGCAACACCATAACCGCTAAAAAACTCAAAGCCTCCATTGAACTCATAAACAACAAACGCAAAGCCCTCAAACGCCTCGCCGAACTCCGCAAAGCAACTCCCGCACCCATCAGCGGCTTAGACGCCCTCATCGTGACCCAAATCGGCTTCTACGACGACGTGAAACGGTTCACCACCAAAGTCAACGAACTCTGCGACGAACTAGAGGAACGCGTGAAAAACGGCGTCGGCGTCACCGACAAAAACGCGCCCCGACTCATGGTTTCAGGCTGCCCCATGGCAGTTCCCAACTGGAAGCTACCCAGCATAGCCGAATCCGCAGGCGCCTCCATAGTTGTCGAGGAAAGCTGCGTTGGAAGCCGATACTTCATGGACATGGTAGAACCCAAAGGTGAAAGCCTCAACGACCTGCTCGAAGCCTTGGTGGAGAAATACGCCAAGATTCCCTGCGCATGCTTCACCCCCAACGACGCCCGTATAGAAAGCGTAAACCAGTTAGCCAAGGACTTCAAAGTCGACGGTGTAGTCTACTACACGCTGCAGTTCTGCCACAGCTACAACGTTGAAGCCGTCAAAGTCGGCAAAGCACTCAAAGGCGAAGACGTACCGATGCTGAAAATCGAAACCGACTACACAATGGAAGACGCCGAGCAAATCCGCACAAGACTAGAAGCCTTCCTTGAAATGATCAAAGGCAAACGGAAACAGTAAATTCCCTCCTTTCTCCTTTTGTTTACTAAAATTAACTTCGGGTAGGTTGAATTTATTTGGCTGTTGCAGGTGTTGATGCAGGTTCAGCGGCAACTAAAGCCGTAATTATCCAAAACCAAAAAGCAATCGCGCACGCAATTGTGCCCACAGGAGCCAACGGCAAAAACGCATCCACAAACGCCTTGGAAAAGGCGTTGGCTGCCGCAAATCTCACCCGCACAGACTTGCAGAACATCGTTTCAACAGGGTATGGAAGAAGAAACGTCGGGTTCGCCGAAAACGCAGTAACCGAAATCACCGCTCACGCCAAAGGCGCCAAAACCCTGTTCCCAGCAGCAATGACCATAATTGACATCGGCGGGCAAGACAGCAAAGTCATCAGCCTTGACGAAGAGGGACGCATAAACAATTTTGTAATGAACGACAAATGCGCCGCGGGCACAGGCAGATTCCTCGAAGTCATGGCGCGAACCATGGAGGTTTCTCTGCAAGATTTAGGCGAATTATCCATGTCTGCTGAGAAGCCCGCGAAAATCAGCAGCATGTGCACCGTGTTTGCCGAATCCGAAGTGGTCTCGCTCGTTGCCCAGGGCGAAAAACGTGAAGCCATCATCGCGGGGCTGCATGAAGCCATATCTAAACGCATCTCGGGCATGGTGAAACAGGTGGGACTGCGACGCGAAGTAGTTTTCACAGGCGGCGTCGCCAAAAACGTGGGCATGAAAGCCAGTTTAGAGCGGGTTTTGGGTTTAAACATTAATATCCCCGTGGAGCCTCAGATTATAGGTGCCTTTGGAGCAGCACTAATCGCTGAAGAAGGCATCAACTAGTAAAGTAACGATAGGCGAAAAAGTATGGAGTACAGGCTCACCAAAGTTGTGCCAGTGCACGGATGAAGCTGCAAGCTCCCACAGTACCAGCTGGATAAACTTCTCAACCAGGCAGGCGTCACGGTTACGCCCTCCGATGAGTTGTTAGCTGGACCGTGGGAGAACGCCAGCGCCGTACAGGTATCCGAAGACGTTGCGGTACTCAACACGCTGGACTTTTTCACCCCCATCGTTGACGAGCCAGAAACACAAGGCAGAATCGCCGCCAGCAACGTCACCAGCGACATCTACGCCATGGCGGTCCCTAACATCGTAACGGTGCTGTCGATTATGGCGTTTCCCGAAAACATGCCCCAAGAACTCGCCGTGGGTATGCTTAAAGGGTTTGCAGATTTCTGCCGCGAAATGGATGCTCCTCTCATCGGCGGACACACCATCCGAAACCCATGGCCCATAATCGGAGGCGCAGCCACCGGCGTAAGCCACCCCAAAAAACTCAAGTACACCCGAGGCGCAAAACCCGGCGACGTACTCGTTTTAACTAAGCCCTTAGGCGTCCAACCTGCGATGGCAGCGTACCGCATGCGTAAAGAAGAGGAAGGCAGAGAATTCCTCCAAGAAGTCCCCGCGGACTTGGTTGAAGCAGCGGTTTCGGGCGCCGTCAAATTGATGACGACTTCCAACAAGCCCGTTGCTGAGGTGATGCAGCAACTTCCCGTACACGCCGCCACCGACATCACAGGCTTTGGCTTAAAGGGGCACGCGGAGAACATGGCAAAACTGGGCGGCGTGAACATCTTCTTTGACCAGCTGGCGGTGGTTCGGGGGACGCCTGCGTTGGCAGATTTGCTTGGGTATTCGTTGTTTACGGGGGAGGCGGCGG is a window encoding:
- a CDS encoding YeeE/YedE thiosulfate transporter family protein, which codes for MGQTEILLATLVAGLIVGYVAQRARMCFVGGIRDYILVKDTHLLKAPLAFLVGAVVIFGVASLFSSAPLWPWAVNKALLPIPGAPLSSAATTPLWVNVFLAVLGGAGLGLFSVLAGGCPLRQHVMASEGDKSSMSYLAGFYVGAVVFTAVILPIIIDVL
- a CDS encoding DsrE/DsrF/TusD sulfur relay family protein, with product MVSFTVLINEAPIAKERAFTALRYATTCALEGHEVKVFLMENGVYVAKKGQNPSSDAPNLMVYLEELLKSNVEVKACVVCCQARGLTENDLIPGVKIASMHELVEWTATTDKTIVF
- a CDS encoding NAD(P)H-hydrate dehydratase; protein product: MLVIVGTVPLKDMPLTTDFCKFDHEKLTVDDVDLPLINGTSALVATAAQTCSALKIEKPYAVLAGDIGTGEGSKLIYRHLRDTRIPAAEKTVIAMHYIKPNVLYAKDAIKTLRRRPNTTLIADAGSLYVAKAAGLAKDFDLFTPDPGEMAFLADPEAMHPAYVRSFIFDAINDVPALIAQAYKYGNAAKALLVKGVTDYIVDDGKIVGEVSQPSIPALEAVGGTGDTLVGIASALIAAGYGVTDAAVLAAKANRLMGALAKPNPATKVWEMIRFIPEALESARKTQTGR
- a CDS encoding selenium metabolism-associated LysR family transcriptional regulator, which produces MRLDYLKTFLAVARIGSFSIAAKELRTSQGTVSNHIAALEEYFDAQLLKRTVKGVEVTEAGLILKETAQKIFQDLDAAKASISSTKHKLSGVLKIAASTIPEEHLLPSLIAEFQKRNPDVKFKIKTEDSVSSLLSLQANDVDFAATGSIRGYTEKFEAIEIGQEELVLIVPCGHELSKRESVKLAELLRYPYINREETSGTRAEIERIIESAGFSPAGLKTTLELGSTESVITAVSEGRGISLVSSIASRKAQAAGLVLIKKLEDVNTTRKLYLLRPKRSLLKAAELFWDFCQEQTVVHPNPPQAVCQLGNEK
- a CDS encoding sulfurtransferase TusA family protein produces the protein MIDLENEKLDVKGKVCPMPILLIKRKLETVQTGQILEVNGDCGPAFDNVQRWAKNAGHEIVEATKNGVEFNIKIKKQ
- a CDS encoding DUF3343 domain-containing protein, whose translation is MNRDKRERAILLLRDVRESIKAERILKAKNYDVKVVAPPVEVRIGCDLAIEINLVDSFGIENLLKDNHINPIKVVPLSNLELRPLEIIKEVDLDDYLMVKAGHMKLTFEKQNGKIVNVSGGGCPDIPFLALSMVGKTLEETQRPDELGYTLCAFMLEKAYERALQTYRKTQPC
- a CDS encoding acyl-CoA dehydratase activase; its protein translation is MAVAGVDAGSAATKAVIIQNQKAIAHAIVPTGANGKNASTNALEKALAAANLTRTDLQNIVSTGYGRRNVGFAENAVTEITAHAKGAKTLFPAAMTIIDIGGQDSKVISLDEEGRINNFVMNDKCAAGTGRFLEVMARTMEVSLQDLGELSMSAEKPAKISSMCTVFAESEVVSLVAQGEKREAIIAGLHEAISKRISGMVKQVGLRREVVFTGGVAKNVGMKASLERVLGLNINIPVEPQIIGAFGAALIAEEGIN
- a CDS encoding sulfurtransferase TusA family protein encodes the protein MKKETLDLKGKTCPYPVLLTKEKLKKLASGDILEVTVDYQPARENVERVAKAEGSKIVEVRDEKTQFTIVIEKK
- a CDS encoding double-cubane-cluster-containing anaerobic reductase, whose translation is MAQKYVDLWTSLGIDLEKHNQLLTVLPQIYTDLVLSQKNRPQKMDYFDFVISEIHGLRVDELDKLRKEGNKIIGAFCLYAPEELAYAANATMVGLCGGADFSIPDAEATLPRNMCPLIKSFYGFKVGLTCPYFQCCDMLVGETTCDGKKKVYELLNEHTPTYVIEVPHKPDTPQGRSLWLKELEEFKTQLEKLTGNTITAKKLKASIELINNKRKALKRLAELRKATPAPISGLDALIVTQIGFYDDVKRFTTKVNELCDELEERVKNGVGVTDKNAPRLMVSGCPMAVPNWKLPSIAESAGASIVVEESCVGSRYFMDMVEPKGESLNDLLEALVEKYAKIPCACFTPNDARIESVNQLAKDFKVDGVVYYTLQFCHSYNVEAVKVGKALKGEDVPMLKIETDYTMEDAEQIRTRLEAFLEMIKGKRKQ